Proteins encoded by one window of Panicum virgatum strain AP13 chromosome 7N, P.virgatum_v5, whole genome shotgun sequence:
- the LOC120681671 gene encoding dynamin-related protein 5A-like codes for MAANRLAMPAGRTPNPLESPSSSTRQAASAADWNWKARFEAYNRLQAAAADLGEKLPIPEIVAVGGQSDGKSSLLEALLGFRFNLREVEMGTRRPLVLQMVHDPTAHDPRCRFKEEDSEEYGSPLVVATEIADVIKQRTQSHLQKIQAAVSSEPIFMRAEYAHCPNLTVIDTPGLVLKPMKGEPDTTPEEILSMVKSIASPPHRLLLFLQQSSVEWRSSLWLDTIREIDPSFRRTIIIVSKFDNRLKEVSERWEIDSYLSASGYLGDNIHPFFVALPNDRGTTTDEGFRSRICQVDIDVLRHLQEKVKGGFSEEKYAPYIGFSCLRKHLESEIQKRYKEAVPATLALLEERCIGVSEDLSRLESKLQATSDVSQLRRSATLHVASICRHLHHLLVGAADLDPELWGLTTEEEQKHSGIVRWPGITIALEPANFSLKLYGGAAFERVIHEFHCAAYSMKCPPLSREKVANIPVARAEKGRCSGLTMVAADIARAAARSFLAPLIDTACDRLAFILQSLFELAMECSRNHDSRYNQNAEDMDGYVGFLAAVRRSYYKFVEDLSKQCKQTVRHHLDSVTSPYYHFPGVTFLDLSDSGSVLELPGDSIGGKKKGNGNMIDGGAKKKHATMPAYANTNSNHHSNDIPGADDLVSKSGSSYSSICSIYAQYFAKMREVLIERSVPCELNSGFLTPCHERLFLALGFELFAVKDDKFMNMFVAPGAVDAIQNERESLLKHQKTFVSCLNEFKNISSTL; via the exons ATGGCCGCTAATCGCCTTGCAATGCCGGCGGGGAGAACGCCGAACCCTTTGGAGTCGCCGTCCTCATCCACCAGGCAagccgcgtcggcggcggacTGGAACTGGAAGGCGCGGTTCGAGGCGTACAACCGGCtgcaggcagcggcggcggatctcGGGGAGAAGCTCCCGATCCCGGAGATCGTGGCGGTGGGAGGCCAGTCGGACGGGAAGAGCTCCCTCCTGGAGGCCCTCCTCGGCTTCCGGTTCAATCTACGCGAGGTCGAGATGGGCACCCGCCGCCCCCTGGTCCTCCAGATGGTTCATGACCCCACCGCCCACGATCCCCGGTGCCGCTTCAAG GAGGAGGATTCGGAGGAGTATGGGAGCCCACTGGTGGTGGCCACGGAAATCGCTGACGTCATTAAGCAGCGCACGCAGTCGCATCTCCAGAAGATCCAGGCCGCCGTCTCGTCCGAGCCCATCTTCATGAGGGCCGAGTACGCCCACTGCCCCAACCTCACCGTCATTGACACCCCAGGTTTGGTGCTTAAG CCAATGAAGGGTGAGCCAGACACCACACCGGAGGAGATCCTGTCGATGGTGAAGTCAATAGCCAGCCCGCCCCACCGTCTCCTTTTGTTCCTCCAGCAGAGCAGCGTCGAATGGAGATCTTCACTCTGGCTGGATACTATCAGAGAGATTGATCCCTCATTCAGGCGCACGATTATCATCGTCTCTAAGTTTGACAACCGCCTCAAG GAAGTCAGTGAAAGGTGGGAAATTGATAGTTACTTGAGTGCCAGCGGTTACCTTGGGGATAATATCCACCCTTTCTTTGTGGCTCTTCCAAATGATCGTGGAACAACCACCGACGAGGGGTTTCGTAGCCGAATCTGCCAGGTTGATATCGACGTGTTGCGTCACTTGCAGGAAAAGGTGAAAGGGGGTTTTAGCGAAGAGAAATATGCACCATACATTGGGTTTTCCTGCCTCAGGAAGCACCTTGAATCTGAAATTCAAAAGAGGTACAAAGAAGCAGTTCCAGCCACCCTAGCACTGTTAGAGGAGCGATGCATTGGGGTTtcagaagacctatccagactGGAATCCAAACTGCAAGCAACTTCTGATGTCAGTCAGCTGAGGAGATCGGCAACGCTTCACGTTGCTTCTATTTGCAGGCATTTG CATCACCTGCTTGTTGGAGCAGCTGATCTAGACCCCGAGCTATGGGGTTTAACTACTGAAGAGGAACAGAAGCATAGTGGTATTGTCAGATGGCCTGGCATTACCATTGCACTAGAACCTGCCAACTTCAGTCTCAAGTTGTATGGCGGTGCTGCTTTTGAAAGAGTAATACATGAATTCCATTGTGCAGCGTACTCAATGAAGTGCCCTCCATTGTCAAGGGAGAAG GTTGCAAACATACCAGTTGCTCGTGCTGAGAAAGGCAGGTGCAGTGGATTGACTATGGTAGCAGCTGACATAGCACGTGCAGCCGCACGATCATTTCTTGCTCCTCTTATTGATACTGCATGTGATAGGCTTGCCTTTATCCTACAAAGTCTATTTGAACTTGCAATGGAGTGTAGCCGCAATCATGATTCAAGAT ATAATCAAAATGCTGAAGATATGGATGGATATGTTGGCTTCCTTGCTGCTGTCCGGCGCTCATATTATAAGTTTGTGGAGGATTTGTCCAAGCAATGCAAGCAAACAGTGCGACATCACCTTGATTCAGTTACGAGTCCCTACTACCACTTCCCTGGGGTCACATTTTTGGATCTGTCAGACAGTGGATCTGTGCTGGAGCTGCCAGGTGATTCGATTGGTGGCAAGAAGAAAGGCAATGGAAACATGATTGATGGTGGGGCAAAGAAAAAGCACGCGACTATGCCTGCATATGCTAACACTAACAGCAACCATCACAGCAATGACATCCCTGGTGCTGATGATCTGGTCTCAAAGTCTGGGTCATCGTACTCTAGCATATGCTCAATATATGCTCAATATTTTGCTAAAATGcgagaagtcctgatcgaaaGGAGTGTTCCCTGTGAATTGAATTCTGGGTTCCTAACACCGTG CCATGAAAGGTTGTTCTTAGCGCTTGGCTTCGAGCTGTTTGCTGTTAAAGATGACAAGTTCATGAACATGTTCGTGGCTCCTGGTGCTGTTGACGCAATCCAGAATGAGCGTGAATCTCTGCTAAAACATCAAAAGACATTTGTGTCTTGTTTAAACGAGTTCAAAAACATCTCATCAACCCTGTAA